One part of the Anaeromyxobacter sp. Fw109-5 genome encodes these proteins:
- a CDS encoding phosphoketolase: MSELFLALNAGSSSLKFALIADRGGELLHEARGQFQRVAGDGEPHLVARRADGTVLEDRRWPANAYVGHEGALKELLAFVREAVGAGTLAGVAHRVVHGGAAFDGPVLVDEAVLARLQTFVPLAPLHQPHNLGPIRLLRQLAPELPQVACFDTAFHRSLPPVAERFALPEELHAAGLRRYGFHGLSYEYVAAALRDLDPAAAQGRSVVMHLGNGASMCALRGGRSVATTMSFSVLDGLCMGTRCGALDPGAVLWLLTARGLETADVERLLYDRSGLLGVSGTTSDMRALLASSDPRARLAVDLFVYRIARELGAMAADLQGLDAVVFTGGIGENATAVRERVCRDAAWLGVELDPGANAAGGPRVSAPGSRVTAWVVHTDEELMMARHARQVLAERRRRAPEGARMTGKASSLEGSATLSAFGRARATAAGAPLTEEEVRRLDAFWRACNYLALGMIYLRDNPLLREPLRPEHVKDRLLGHWGASPALSFVYTHLNRVIRARGLDVIFMAGPGHGAPGVLGPVYLEGTYSEVYPDKSLDEEGLRRFFKQFSFPGGIGSHCTPETPGSIHEGGELGYVLSHACGAAFDNPDLIVTAVVGDGEAETGALATSWHVGKFLNPIRDGAVLPVLSLNGYKIANPTLLARISGEELVELLRGYGWTPYLVEGSDPESMHQAMAATLDACVDAIRGAQAEARRTGVASRPRWPMIVLRAPKGWTAPAELDGHKLEGSWRSHQVPIANAKSDPKRLGLLERWIRSYRPEELFDASGAPLPEIREVAPKGPRRMGANPHANGGLLKRPLRMPDFRKYAVPVDAPGAVQAENTRILGVLLRDVMKANPESFRVFGPDETASNRLDAVYEASRKLWLAESFPEDADGGQLAPDGRVIEMLSETTLEGMLEGYLLTGRHGFFSSYEAFVHIIDSMFNQYAKWLAGCNELSWREEVASLNLLVTSTVWRQDHNGFTHQDPGFLDVVVNKSAEVTRIYLPPDANCLLSVADHCLRSENYVNVIVADKQTHLQYLSMEAAVAHCTKGIGMWDWASSDEGHEPDVVMGSAGDVATLEALAATALLREAFPDLKLRFVNVVDLFKLQPETEHPHGLSDRDFDSLFTVSAPIIFNFHGYPWLIHRLAYRRKGHPNLHVRGYKEKGNINTPLELAIENQIDRFSLAMDVIDRVPRLRDVGAHAKERLRNRQLECLAHAHEHGIDPPEIVGWRWPGAAS; the protein is encoded by the coding sequence ATGTCCGAGCTCTTCCTCGCGCTGAACGCGGGATCCTCGTCGCTCAAGTTCGCGCTGATCGCGGACCGCGGCGGCGAGCTCCTCCACGAGGCGCGCGGTCAGTTCCAGCGCGTCGCGGGCGACGGCGAGCCGCACCTCGTCGCGCGGCGGGCGGACGGGACCGTCCTCGAGGATCGCCGCTGGCCAGCGAACGCCTACGTGGGCCACGAGGGCGCCTTGAAGGAGCTCCTCGCCTTCGTGCGGGAGGCGGTCGGCGCGGGGACGCTGGCGGGGGTGGCGCACCGGGTGGTCCACGGCGGCGCGGCGTTCGACGGGCCGGTGCTGGTCGACGAGGCGGTGCTCGCCCGTCTGCAGACGTTCGTCCCGCTGGCACCGCTGCACCAGCCGCACAACCTCGGGCCCATCCGGCTGCTGCGCCAGCTCGCGCCCGAGCTGCCCCAGGTGGCGTGCTTCGACACCGCGTTCCACCGCTCCCTGCCGCCGGTCGCGGAGCGCTTCGCGCTGCCCGAGGAGCTGCACGCGGCAGGCCTGCGGCGGTACGGGTTTCACGGCCTCTCCTACGAGTACGTCGCGGCCGCGCTGCGCGACCTGGACCCGGCCGCAGCCCAGGGACGCTCCGTCGTGATGCACCTCGGCAACGGGGCGAGCATGTGCGCGCTGCGCGGCGGGCGGAGCGTCGCCACGACCATGTCCTTCAGCGTCCTCGACGGCCTGTGCATGGGCACGCGCTGCGGCGCGCTCGACCCTGGGGCCGTGCTGTGGCTGCTGACCGCGCGCGGCCTGGAGACCGCGGACGTCGAGCGGCTCCTCTACGATCGGTCCGGGCTGCTCGGTGTGTCCGGCACCACGAGCGACATGCGCGCGCTGCTCGCCTCGAGCGACCCTCGCGCGCGGCTGGCCGTCGACCTGTTCGTCTACCGGATCGCGCGCGAGCTCGGGGCGATGGCGGCAGACCTGCAGGGGCTCGACGCGGTGGTGTTCACGGGCGGCATCGGCGAGAACGCGACCGCAGTTCGCGAGCGCGTCTGCCGCGACGCGGCGTGGCTCGGCGTCGAGCTGGATCCCGGCGCGAACGCCGCAGGCGGGCCGCGCGTCAGCGCGCCCGGGAGCCGGGTGACGGCGTGGGTCGTCCACACGGACGAGGAGCTGATGATGGCCCGCCACGCGCGGCAGGTGCTGGCGGAGAGGCGCCGGAGGGCGCCGGAGGGAGCGCGCATGACCGGGAAGGCCTCGAGTCTCGAGGGATCCGCAACGCTGTCCGCCTTCGGTCGAGCGCGCGCGACCGCCGCGGGAGCGCCCCTGACCGAGGAGGAGGTCCGTCGCCTCGACGCCTTCTGGCGCGCCTGCAACTACCTGGCGCTCGGCATGATCTACCTGCGCGACAACCCGCTCCTGCGCGAGCCGCTGCGCCCGGAGCACGTGAAGGACCGGCTGCTCGGCCACTGGGGCGCGAGCCCCGCGCTGTCGTTCGTCTACACCCACCTGAACCGCGTCATCCGGGCGCGCGGCCTGGACGTGATCTTCATGGCCGGGCCCGGTCACGGAGCGCCCGGCGTGCTCGGCCCCGTCTATCTCGAGGGCACCTACTCCGAGGTGTACCCGGACAAGAGCCTCGACGAGGAGGGCCTCCGGCGCTTCTTCAAGCAGTTCTCGTTCCCGGGTGGCATCGGCAGCCACTGCACGCCCGAGACGCCCGGCTCGATCCACGAGGGGGGCGAGCTCGGCTACGTGCTGTCGCACGCGTGCGGGGCGGCCTTCGACAACCCGGACCTCATCGTGACGGCGGTGGTGGGCGACGGCGAGGCCGAGACGGGTGCGCTCGCCACGTCCTGGCACGTGGGGAAGTTCCTGAACCCGATCCGCGACGGCGCCGTCCTGCCGGTCCTGTCGCTCAACGGCTACAAGATCGCGAACCCCACGCTGCTCGCGCGGATCTCCGGCGAGGAGCTCGTCGAGCTGCTGCGCGGCTACGGCTGGACGCCGTATCTGGTCGAGGGCTCGGATCCCGAGTCGATGCACCAGGCGATGGCGGCCACGCTCGACGCGTGCGTCGACGCCATCCGCGGCGCGCAGGCGGAGGCGCGCCGCACCGGCGTGGCCTCGCGCCCGCGCTGGCCCATGATCGTGCTGCGCGCTCCGAAGGGCTGGACGGCGCCGGCCGAGCTGGACGGCCACAAGCTCGAGGGCTCTTGGCGGTCGCACCAGGTTCCCATCGCGAACGCGAAGTCCGACCCGAAGCGGCTCGGGCTGCTCGAGCGATGGATCAGGAGCTACCGCCCCGAGGAGCTGTTCGACGCCTCCGGCGCCCCGCTCCCGGAGATCCGGGAGGTCGCGCCGAAGGGGCCGCGCCGGATGGGCGCGAACCCGCACGCGAACGGCGGTCTCCTCAAGCGCCCGCTCCGCATGCCGGACTTCAGGAAGTACGCGGTCCCGGTCGACGCCCCGGGAGCGGTCCAGGCGGAGAACACGCGGATCCTCGGCGTGCTGCTGCGCGACGTCATGAAGGCGAACCCCGAGAGCTTCCGGGTGTTCGGCCCCGACGAGACGGCCTCGAACCGGCTCGACGCGGTCTACGAGGCGTCGCGCAAGCTGTGGCTCGCGGAGAGCTTCCCGGAGGACGCCGACGGCGGGCAGCTCGCGCCCGACGGCCGCGTGATCGAGATGCTCTCCGAGACGACGCTGGAGGGCATGCTGGAGGGCTATCTCCTCACCGGGAGGCACGGCTTCTTCTCCTCGTACGAGGCGTTCGTCCACATCATCGACTCGATGTTCAACCAGTACGCGAAGTGGCTCGCCGGCTGCAACGAGCTCTCGTGGCGGGAGGAGGTCGCCTCCCTCAACCTGCTCGTCACCTCCACGGTGTGGCGGCAGGACCACAACGGCTTCACTCACCAGGATCCGGGCTTCCTCGACGTGGTGGTGAACAAGAGCGCGGAGGTGACGCGGATCTACCTTCCGCCGGACGCGAACTGCCTCCTCTCGGTGGCGGATCACTGCCTCCGCAGCGAGAACTACGTGAACGTGATCGTCGCGGACAAGCAGACGCACCTGCAGTACCTGTCCATGGAGGCGGCCGTCGCCCACTGCACCAAGGGCATCGGGATGTGGGACTGGGCCAGCAGCGACGAGGGCCACGAGCCGGACGTCGTCATGGGGTCCGCCGGCGACGTCGCCACCCTCGAGGCGCTCGCCGCCACCGCGTTGCTGCGCGAGGCCTTCCCCGACCTGAAGCTGCGGTTCGTGAACGTGGTGGACCTGTTCAAGCTCCAGCCCGAGACGGAGCACCCTCACGGCCTCTCGGACCGGGACTTCGACTCGCTGTTCACGGTGAGCGCTCCCATCATCTTCAACTTCCACGGCTACCCGTGGCTCATCCACCGCCTCGCTTACCGCCGCAAGGGCCACCCGAACCTGCACGTGCGTGGCTACAAGGAGAAGGGCAACATCAACACCCCCCTCGAGCTGGCCATCGAGAACCAGATCGACCGGTTCAGCCTCGCGATGGACGTCATCGACCGCGTGCCGCGCCTGCGCGACGTGGGCGCGCACGCGAAGGAGCGCCTGCGCAACCGCCAGCTCGAATGCCTCGCGCACGCGCACGAGCACGGCATCGACCCGCCCGAGATCGTGGGGTGGCGCTGGCCCGGTGCCGCGAGCTGA
- a CDS encoding transaldolase family protein translates to MASIFLSRRDVAVGQRAPPVLRHELGVAVGRQAYQAYRDVLDSDRWQRLANAGARPQRLLFASTGTKDPAASDILYVRGLAAPNTVDTMPEKTLLAFADHGELSGAIPRDGGDAQQVLAAFAQAGVDLGALATTLQEEGARSFAASWKALMGSIEKKRDALR, encoded by the coding sequence GTGGCCTCGATCTTCCTCAGCCGCCGGGACGTGGCCGTGGGGCAGAGGGCGCCGCCGGTGCTGCGCCACGAGCTCGGCGTCGCGGTCGGACGGCAGGCGTACCAGGCGTATCGCGACGTGCTCGACTCCGATCGGTGGCAGCGGCTGGCCAACGCCGGCGCGCGGCCGCAGCGCCTCCTGTTCGCGAGCACGGGCACGAAGGATCCCGCCGCCTCCGACATCCTCTACGTGCGCGGGCTCGCCGCCCCGAACACGGTCGACACGATGCCGGAGAAGACGCTGCTCGCCTTCGCCGACCACGGCGAGCTGAGCGGGGCCATCCCCAGGGACGGGGGAGACGCGCAGCAGGTCCTCGCGGCCTTCGCCCAGGCCGGCGTGGACCTCGGCGCGCTCGCGACCACCCTGCAGGAGGAGGGCGCCCGGTCGTTCGCGGCGTCCTGGAAGGCGCTGATGGGCTCGATCGAGAAGAAGCGCGACGCGCTGCGCTGA
- the ribA gene encoding GTP cyclohydrolase II, producing the protein MGDVVAVTGRKLRSESVFIYGESPLPTHRGLFRAVVFRDPRTGAEHLAMVLGDVAGDAVPVRVHSECLTSEVLGSLKCDCRAQLDRALDLIAERGRGVLVYLRQEGRGIGLGNKIRAYALQAKGHDTFEANRLLGFPDDLRRYDVAADMLRLLGVRSVELVTNNPLKIEGLEASGIVVRGRIGLPSPANPHNVEYLRVKRERTGHLIDTDEDVGSSVA; encoded by the coding sequence ATGGGCGACGTGGTGGCCGTGACCGGCCGCAAGCTGCGCAGCGAGAGCGTCTTCATCTACGGCGAGTCCCCTCTCCCCACCCATCGCGGCCTCTTCCGCGCCGTCGTGTTCCGCGACCCGCGCACCGGCGCGGAGCACCTGGCCATGGTCCTCGGCGACGTCGCCGGGGACGCCGTCCCGGTCCGCGTCCACTCCGAGTGCCTCACGAGCGAGGTGCTCGGCTCGCTGAAGTGCGACTGCCGCGCCCAGCTCGATCGCGCGCTCGATCTCATCGCCGAGCGCGGCCGCGGCGTGCTCGTCTACCTGCGCCAGGAGGGCCGCGGGATCGGGCTCGGCAACAAGATCCGGGCGTACGCGCTCCAGGCGAAGGGCCACGACACCTTCGAGGCGAACCGGCTGCTCGGCTTCCCCGACGACCTCCGCCGCTACGACGTCGCCGCCGACATGCTCCGGCTGCTCGGCGTCCGCTCGGTGGAGCTCGTCACGAACAACCCGCTCAAGATCGAGGGGCTCGAGGCCTCGGGCATCGTGGTCCGCGGCCGCATCGGGCTGCCCTCGCCCGCCAACCCGCACAACGTGGAGTACCTGCGGGTGAAGCGCGAGCGGACCGGGCACCTCATCGACACGGACGAGGACGTCGGCTCCAGCGTCGCCTGA
- a CDS encoding MerR family transcriptional regulator: MGADLSSGDLARATGNTVRTIRFYEEERLLTPAVVSDGGHRRYTEDDLERLRLITDLRELGLSLCEIRSILELRTGCHSAAEFAMRFQQVLAGHLEQAQRRLERLRRVKRELLDALSTIQARLSSAGVEQCACAVAEEAHAPRIVRVLARQQGCCRHHPPAEVAPEVADGEGPAPRKSSAT, from the coding sequence ATGGGCGCCGACCTCTCATCCGGAGACCTCGCGCGGGCGACCGGCAACACGGTCCGCACGATCCGGTTCTACGAGGAGGAGCGGCTGCTCACGCCGGCGGTGGTGAGCGACGGTGGGCACCGCCGTTACACCGAGGACGATCTGGAGCGCCTGCGGCTCATCACCGACCTGCGCGAGCTCGGGCTGTCGCTCTGCGAGATCCGCTCGATCCTGGAGCTGCGGACCGGCTGTCACAGCGCCGCGGAGTTCGCGATGCGCTTCCAGCAGGTCCTGGCGGGCCACCTCGAGCAGGCCCAGCGGCGGCTCGAGCGGCTCCGGCGCGTGAAGCGCGAGCTCCTCGACGCGCTGTCGACCATCCAGGCGCGCCTGTCGTCCGCGGGCGTCGAGCAGTGCGCGTGCGCGGTGGCCGAGGAGGCGCATGCGCCGCGGATCGTGCGCGTGCTCGCGCGCCAGCAGGGCTGCTGCCGTCACCATCCGCCCGCGGAGGTCGCCCCCGAGGTCGCGGACGGCGAAGGCCCGGCGCCGCGGAAGAGCTCCGCAACCTAG
- a CDS encoding ATP-binding protein — MAERFRIPAPPRLPPLAASAVAIGLPLLMFALDSVFRVLLEGVPFVLFLLAVALASWVGGLVPGLVSVALSAALGYAFLRGSADPATVSGAHLAIAVFIPAAAVITAIGAAARAGFRERERVAETLRRSEARERAKAEELQAIMDAVPAAVLIAHDPDARTLTGSRAAYDLLRVPPGVNVSKSGERPPVHYRVMRNGKELSPQELPTQVAARSGARARDVEFEIVFDDGTRRTLLGNAEPLFDDQGRSRGAVSAFVDVTKLSEAVRTRDAFLSMASHELKTPITSLQLQVGSLLRAREGVPAPVAKAADATRRQVVRLTSLVNTLLDVSRLNEGRLQLEIEPVDLSALVSEVASRFVAETERSESRIRVDAAEAVCGRWDRLRLEQVLTNLLSNALKYGEGKPVSVRVQSDGATARLAVVDHGIGIAPSEQRRIFERFERGPATRGYGGFGLGLWITREIVSALGGTIHVESAPGAGSTFRVELPVTGPAAGASASERGDPA, encoded by the coding sequence ATGGCAGAGCGCTTCCGCATACCAGCTCCCCCGCGCCTCCCGCCCTTGGCGGCGTCCGCGGTGGCGATCGGCCTGCCGCTCCTGATGTTCGCCCTGGACTCGGTGTTCCGGGTCCTGCTCGAGGGCGTTCCCTTCGTCCTCTTCCTGCTCGCGGTGGCGCTGGCCTCGTGGGTGGGCGGCCTCGTCCCCGGCCTCGTGTCCGTGGCGCTCTCCGCGGCGCTCGGCTACGCCTTCCTGCGAGGCTCCGCCGACCCGGCCACGGTGTCGGGTGCGCACCTGGCCATCGCCGTCTTCATCCCGGCCGCCGCCGTGATCACCGCCATCGGCGCCGCCGCGCGCGCGGGTTTCCGCGAGCGGGAGCGCGTCGCCGAGACGCTCCGGCGCAGCGAGGCGCGCGAGCGCGCGAAGGCCGAGGAGCTGCAGGCCATCATGGACGCCGTGCCGGCCGCGGTGCTCATCGCGCACGATCCCGACGCCCGGACGCTCACCGGGAGCCGCGCGGCGTACGACCTGCTGCGGGTCCCGCCGGGCGTGAACGTCTCCAAGAGCGGCGAGCGGCCGCCCGTGCACTACCGCGTGATGAGGAACGGCAAGGAGCTCTCCCCCCAGGAGCTGCCCACCCAGGTGGCCGCCCGGAGCGGAGCGCGAGCGCGGGACGTCGAGTTCGAGATCGTCTTCGACGACGGGACGCGTCGCACCCTCCTGGGCAACGCGGAGCCGCTCTTCGACGACCAGGGGCGCTCCCGCGGCGCCGTGTCGGCGTTCGTCGACGTGACGAAGCTCTCCGAGGCCGTGCGGACGCGCGACGCGTTCCTCTCGATGGCCTCGCACGAGCTGAAGACGCCGATCACGTCGCTCCAGCTCCAGGTCGGCTCGCTCCTGCGCGCCCGGGAGGGCGTCCCGGCGCCGGTGGCGAAGGCGGCCGACGCGACCCGGCGCCAGGTCGTCCGCCTCACCTCGCTCGTGAACACGCTCCTCGACGTCTCACGTCTGAACGAGGGGCGCCTCCAGCTGGAGATCGAGCCGGTGGACCTCTCGGCGCTCGTGAGCGAGGTGGCGTCCCGCTTCGTGGCCGAGACGGAGCGCTCGGAGTCGCGCATCCGCGTCGACGCGGCGGAGGCGGTCTGCGGGCGCTGGGACCGGCTCCGGCTGGAGCAGGTGCTGACCAACCTCCTCTCGAACGCGCTCAAGTACGGCGAAGGCAAGCCCGTCTCGGTGCGCGTCCAGTCCGACGGCGCCACCGCCAGGCTCGCGGTGGTCGATCACGGCATCGGCATCGCGCCGTCCGAGCAGCGACGCATCTTCGAGCGGTTCGAGCGCGGGCCCGCGACGCGCGGCTACGGCGGGTTCGGGCTCGGGCTCTGGATCACGCGCGAGATCGTGAGCGCGCTCGGCGGCACGATCCACGTGGAGAGCGCCCCGGGCGCCGGCTCGACGTTCCGGGTCGAGCTTCCCGTCACCGGGCCCGCGGCCGGCGCGTCGGCGTCCGAGCGGGGGGATCCCGCCTAG
- a CDS encoding AAA family ATPase, translating to MRPLSLELQAFGPYARAQKVDFDALGGADLFLIHGPTGAGKTTLFDAMTFALYGDVPGTRGTGRLRADRAAEGAAPRVVFRFRLGAAVYRAERTAAWQRPKKRGEGTIEEAPTASLWREGAEAPLATKPTAVTEKVTELLGMGAEQFTRVVLLPQGDFKRLLCADAREREELLQQLFGTAVYKDVEELLVRKKNELEAAARRLAERREEVLGGADAGALASGREALEARLAEARGEAAARAVDDAAALDALAAGRQLAARLEALARAREESARAQAGAADLARDRERLARASAAERVREKLAAARKAEVARVAREKDEALAAGRRDEAVAALARAGEALAKAEAEAPRRTELSARVQLLERVLPELERLAAADRAVAESRRAAASARAEDERARAALASAEARPAALEAEAARLRPVAAEEGACAERSARLETGLRAARERDARRAEISKLEQALAGEEREARHAAEAARRATAHADGLAAARERELAAWLAKKLAPGHPCAVCGSAEHPAPARSRERVPEREEIDEARAAERRLSERAAEAEKRRATTAGLLAEAHQRATGAAEGDARATAAIEGESREAAAALKRAREAAARVRALDVEATSARGEVEAARARQEAAGARRAAAEQHVAAAEAAGAELARQVQAAGAGPDTPAELAAARRELDALEAAAATARRAAGEAGAGHASALERLASCSEEAARAEAAATEAHAAAAEACAAAGFDGLAACEAALLAPEQRSALEESLEARTVAARAAAERAGALEAELSGASAPDLPALEARRAATAGAAGAARDAVVRLEKDHERLRQLEARLGELEARAAELARELAVAGKVAEIARGHNALNMSLQRFVLAARLEEVAEAASRRLLQMSRGRFRLRHDTAVARRNQASGLSLVVEDAWTGVTDRPVGALSGGESFLASLALALGLSDVVLRRSGGLRLDALFVDEGFGSLDEETLDDAVRTLEDLRKSGRVVGVISHVAELRRRIPARIEIQRKAEGSVAVVRAG from the coding sequence ATGAGACCGCTCAGCCTGGAGCTCCAGGCGTTCGGGCCGTACGCCCGGGCGCAGAAGGTGGACTTCGACGCCCTCGGGGGCGCGGACCTCTTCCTCATCCACGGCCCCACCGGCGCGGGGAAGACGACGCTCTTCGACGCCATGACGTTCGCTCTCTACGGCGACGTCCCCGGCACGCGCGGCACCGGGCGCCTGCGCGCCGACCGCGCCGCCGAGGGGGCCGCGCCGAGGGTGGTCTTCCGGTTCCGCCTCGGCGCCGCCGTGTACCGCGCAGAGCGGACGGCGGCGTGGCAGCGCCCGAAGAAGCGCGGGGAGGGGACCATCGAGGAGGCACCCACCGCGAGCCTCTGGCGCGAGGGCGCCGAGGCGCCCCTCGCGACGAAGCCGACGGCCGTGACCGAGAAGGTGACGGAGCTGCTCGGCATGGGCGCCGAGCAGTTCACGCGCGTCGTGCTGCTCCCCCAGGGCGACTTCAAGCGGCTCCTCTGCGCGGACGCGCGCGAGCGGGAGGAGCTGCTCCAGCAGCTCTTCGGCACCGCCGTCTACAAGGACGTGGAGGAGCTGCTCGTCCGCAAGAAGAACGAGCTCGAGGCGGCGGCGCGGCGGCTCGCGGAGCGCCGCGAGGAGGTGCTCGGGGGAGCGGACGCGGGCGCGCTGGCGTCGGGGCGCGAGGCGCTCGAGGCGCGGCTGGCCGAGGCGCGAGGCGAGGCGGCCGCGCGCGCGGTCGACGACGCCGCGGCGCTCGACGCGCTCGCCGCGGGCCGGCAGCTCGCGGCCCGCCTCGAGGCGCTCGCGCGCGCACGCGAGGAGTCGGCGCGGGCGCAGGCGGGCGCGGCGGACCTCGCGCGCGATCGCGAGCGGCTCGCGCGGGCGAGCGCCGCGGAGCGCGTCCGGGAGAAGCTCGCCGCCGCGCGGAAGGCCGAGGTCGCCCGGGTCGCGCGGGAGAAGGACGAGGCGCTCGCAGCGGGACGGCGCGACGAGGCGGTCGCGGCGCTCGCGAGGGCCGGCGAGGCGCTGGCGAAGGCCGAGGCGGAGGCGCCCCGGCGGACGGAGCTGTCGGCGCGGGTGCAGCTCCTCGAGCGCGTGCTCCCGGAGCTGGAGCGGCTCGCCGCGGCGGACAGGGCCGTGGCGGAGTCGCGCCGGGCCGCGGCCAGCGCCCGCGCGGAGGACGAGCGCGCCCGGGCGGCGCTCGCGAGCGCCGAGGCGCGTCCCGCGGCGCTGGAGGCGGAGGCGGCCCGGCTCCGGCCGGTGGCGGCGGAGGAGGGCGCCTGCGCGGAGCGCTCGGCGAGGCTGGAGACGGGGCTCCGGGCCGCGCGGGAGCGCGACGCCCGGCGCGCGGAGATCTCGAAGCTCGAGCAGGCGCTCGCGGGTGAGGAGCGCGAGGCGCGCCACGCCGCGGAGGCCGCGAGGCGGGCCACGGCCCACGCGGACGGGCTCGCCGCGGCGCGCGAGCGTGAGCTCGCGGCCTGGCTCGCGAAGAAGCTGGCCCCCGGCCATCCGTGCGCGGTGTGCGGCTCGGCGGAGCACCCGGCTCCGGCGCGCTCGCGCGAGCGGGTGCCGGAGCGAGAGGAGATCGACGAGGCCCGGGCCGCAGAGCGGCGGCTCTCCGAGCGCGCGGCGGAGGCGGAGAAGCGCCGCGCGACCACGGCCGGGCTCCTCGCCGAGGCCCACCAGCGCGCGACCGGCGCCGCCGAGGGGGACGCGCGAGCGACGGCCGCCATCGAGGGCGAGTCGCGCGAGGCCGCCGCCGCGCTGAAGCGGGCGCGCGAGGCCGCCGCCCGGGTGCGCGCGCTGGACGTCGAGGCGACGAGCGCGCGCGGCGAGGTGGAGGCGGCGCGCGCCCGGCAAGAGGCGGCCGGCGCGAGGCGCGCCGCGGCCGAGCAGCACGTCGCGGCCGCCGAGGCGGCCGGCGCCGAGCTGGCGCGGCAGGTTCAGGCGGCGGGGGCGGGGCCGGACACGCCCGCCGAGCTCGCGGCGGCGCGGAGGGAGCTCGACGCGCTCGAGGCGGCCGCTGCGACAGCCCGCCGCGCCGCGGGCGAGGCCGGGGCCGGGCACGCGTCCGCGCTCGAGCGGCTCGCCTCGTGCTCCGAGGAGGCGGCGAGGGCCGAGGCCGCCGCGACCGAGGCGCACGCGGCGGCGGCGGAGGCCTGCGCGGCCGCGGGGTTCGACGGGCTCGCCGCCTGCGAGGCGGCCCTGCTCGCGCCCGAGCAGCGGTCGGCGCTGGAGGAGTCGCTCGAGGCCCGCACGGTGGCCGCCAGGGCCGCCGCCGAGCGGGCCGGGGCGCTCGAGGCCGAGCTCTCGGGCGCCTCCGCCCCGGACCTCCCGGCGCTCGAGGCCCGGCGGGCGGCCACGGCCGGCGCGGCGGGCGCCGCGCGCGACGCGGTCGTCCGGCTCGAGAAGGACCACGAGCGGCTGCGCCAGCTCGAGGCGCGCCTCGGGGAGCTCGAGGCGCGCGCGGCGGAGCTCGCGCGCGAGCTCGCGGTGGCGGGCAAGGTCGCCGAGATCGCGCGGGGGCACAACGCGCTCAACATGAGCCTGCAGCGCTTCGTGCTCGCCGCGCGGCTCGAGGAGGTCGCCGAGGCCGCGAGCCGCCGCTTGCTGCAGATGTCGCGTGGCCGCTTCAGGCTGCGCCACGACACCGCCGTCGCTCGGCGGAACCAGGCGTCGGGGCTCTCGCTCGTGGTGGAGGACGCCTGGACCGGCGTGACGGACCGGCCCGTGGGCGCGCTCTCCGGGGGCGAGAGCTTCCTCGCGAGCCTCGCGCTCGCGCTCGGCCTCTCCGACGTGGTGCTGCGCCGCTCCGGAGGGCTGCGGCTCGACGCGCTCTTCGTGGACGAGGGCTTCGGCTCGCTCGACGAGGAAACCCTCGACGACGCGGTGCGCACGCTCGAGGACCTGCGGAAGAGCGGCCGGGTGGTGGGGGTCATCTCGCACGTGGCCGAGCTGCGCCGGCGCATCCCGGCGCGCATCGAGATCCAGCGCAAGGCCGAAGGATCGGTGGCGGTGGTACGCGCCGGGTGA